Proteins co-encoded in one Hyla sarda isolate aHylSar1 chromosome 4, aHylSar1.hap1, whole genome shotgun sequence genomic window:
- the LOC130369616 gene encoding interferon regulatory factor 1-like, with amino-acid sequence MPVTRLRMRPWLEMQIASKKIPGLSWIDEKEGVFQIPWKHAARHGWDIEKDACLFRSWAMHTGKFKVGEKEPDPKTWKANFRCAMNSLPDIKEVKDKSIHKGSSAIRVYRMLPAQVKTDKKERKTKSLKDSKNRPKKQTDSSSIDSELEEAVKNCQLPDDHNSYTANYYSAPEIDITNTEILAMNECEVSSSMSEWEDPVDVPLPDSTNDMYPLQVSPMGSEADDEETTAEELYKLLEPIVWQQTNVDGKGYYTNEFGTQNSLLQECSLYDSYRLSEIVTNSVRVTTEMKPRCDFSLHELTSAITC; translated from the exons ATGCCTGTGACACGTTTAAGGATGAGACCTTGGCTGGAAATGCAAATAGCGTCCAAGAAAATCCCTGGTCTTTCGTGGATAGACGAG AAAGAGGGGGTTTTCCAGATCCCCTGGAAGCACGCTGCCCGTCATGGCTGGGATATTGAAAAAGATGCCTGCCTTTTCCGCAGTTGGGCTATGCATACTG GAAAGTTCAAAGTTGGCGAGAAGGAACCCGATCCAAAAACTTGGAAAGCAAACTTCCGCTGTGCCATGAATTCTCTTCCTGATATAAAAGAAGTGAAGGATAAAAGTATACATAAAGGCTCAAGTGCCATTAGAGTCTACAGGATGCTGCCCGCTCAAGTAAAGACAGATAAAAAAG AACGCAAAACAAAGTCCTTGAAGGATTCCAAGAACAGACCAAAGAAACAG ACGGACAGCTCATCTATAGATTCAGAGTTGGAAGAAGCTGTGAAGAACTGTCAACTCCCAGACGACCACAACAGCTACACGGCAAATTATTATTCAGCACCGGAAAtcgacatcacaaacacagaaaTCTTAG CCATGAACGAATGTGAAGTGTCAAGTAGTATGTCTGAATGGGAAGACCCAGTCGATGTTCCCTTGCCTGACAGCACAAATGATATGTACCCTCTGCAGGTGTCCCCCATGGGCTCTGAAG ctgatgATGAAGAAACCACCGCTGAAGAGCTTTACAAG CTTTTAGAACCTATAGTTTGGCAACAGACAAACGTAGATGGCAAAGGATATTACACCAATGAATTCGGAACGCAGAATTCTTTACTACAAGAGTGCTCATTATATGACAGCTATAGATTGTCAG agattGTCACCAACAGTGTCCGGGTCACTACAGAAATGAAGCCTAGATGTGATTTTAGTTTACATGAATTGACGTCGGCCATCACTTGCTGA